From Draconibacterium halophilum, one genomic window encodes:
- a CDS encoding ligand-binding sensor domain-containing protein: MQKVLKYAFLFLLAIRICITTSAQNSTLLEQPRLNYLTTNEGLPQNTIDCILKDSKGFMWFGTWNGLCRFDGYTFQIFQSQQEEWLPGNFIQTLSEDQNGNLWVGTNKGLAFFDYSLLKFIEIPLLNEKLGAVSITHIINDNNNNIWVATAGNGIWKIENKEETVTTVESVFEDQLPDKNVNHLCLLPDNYLLVGTNNGLSVINLSGGKLKPLWEKLYDYDDIEGLNILTILADRRGDIWLGTIDVGLYHYSTSTLNLTYYGANNNNPNDLNHPSVYDIIEDRNGIIIVGTLGGLNFYNPATQNFSSLPASTEEREYLNNPFVNSLYADELGNIWIGTEKGGINHYNSYQKPFNALTHEAGNPNSISHNTVNSIFTEDDVFWVGTAGGGISRISNNGRKTIHFQQSDENDQSINSNFVTSFIRNHQNHLLVGTWGGGLNKLLAEQQNRFETLEYIPGDNRSLSSNFISSLEYLDNKHILVGTRGGLDIYDPEDDSFLRIHEKMDINQTLEIGCLLTDSQNRVWVGTENGLYRFNRSQLLTFNENTGQINFTKFVSDPSDSTSLKGNYIISLFEAHDGTIWIGTYGNGICKYTEKGNGGFINYNQQDGLCNNVTYAIEEDAQGNLWISTDNGLSKFNPETETFQNYYSSDGLLSDQFYWSASCSDDQGNLYFGGIQGLNYFNPAEFDSYPNIPQPVFTQFSVFSEPVIIGEKYHSKIILNSPISETNEIELSYKDAVFSIEFSALDYFQPGKIKYAYQMEGVDQNWVEVSSNRRFANYTNLSGASMCLKLKRPTAMVSGLKNLLHLLLPLFHLFGKPLGFRYWRWFSL, from the coding sequence ATGCAAAAAGTATTGAAATACGCTTTTCTATTCCTCCTGGCCATTCGTATTTGCATTACTACCAGTGCGCAAAACAGCACTTTACTTGAACAACCCCGACTGAATTACCTCACTACAAATGAAGGTCTGCCACAAAACACCATCGACTGTATTTTAAAAGACAGTAAGGGATTTATGTGGTTTGGCACCTGGAACGGACTCTGCCGTTTCGATGGGTATACTTTTCAGATTTTCCAGAGCCAGCAGGAGGAGTGGCTTCCCGGAAATTTTATACAAACACTTTCCGAAGACCAAAACGGAAACCTCTGGGTGGGTACCAATAAAGGACTTGCTTTTTTTGATTATTCTTTACTGAAGTTTATTGAGATCCCCCTTTTAAATGAAAAACTTGGAGCTGTTTCGATCACTCATATTATAAACGACAACAACAATAACATATGGGTGGCCACCGCCGGAAACGGCATCTGGAAAATTGAAAATAAAGAAGAGACAGTAACAACAGTGGAATCGGTTTTTGAAGATCAGCTTCCCGATAAAAATGTAAATCATTTATGCCTTTTACCCGATAATTATTTGCTGGTCGGCACCAATAATGGATTATCGGTTATAAATTTATCGGGCGGAAAGCTCAAACCGCTGTGGGAAAAACTTTATGACTACGACGATATTGAAGGTCTAAACATACTAACCATTCTTGCCGATCGAAGAGGCGACATTTGGCTGGGCACAATCGATGTTGGTCTATACCATTACAGCACCAGCACGCTCAATCTTACCTACTACGGTGCCAACAACAACAATCCAAACGATTTGAATCACCCGTCGGTTTATGATATTATTGAAGACCGAAACGGCATAATAATAGTTGGAACTCTGGGAGGTTTAAACTTTTATAATCCTGCCACCCAAAATTTTTCGAGTTTACCGGCAAGCACCGAGGAAAGAGAATACCTGAACAACCCCTTTGTAAACTCGCTTTATGCCGACGAATTGGGTAACATTTGGATTGGTACAGAAAAAGGAGGAATCAACCATTACAATTCCTACCAAAAACCATTTAATGCACTTACCCACGAAGCTGGCAATCCAAATTCCATAAGCCACAATACTGTTAACTCAATTTTTACCGAAGATGACGTTTTCTGGGTAGGAACAGCCGGCGGTGGAATTAGCCGCATTAGCAACAACGGCAGAAAAACAATCCATTTCCAGCAATCAGACGAAAACGACCAAAGTATAAACAGCAATTTTGTTACCTCGTTTATTCGCAATCATCAAAACCATTTGCTTGTGGGTACCTGGGGCGGTGGATTAAACAAATTACTGGCCGAACAGCAAAATCGTTTTGAAACCCTAGAATACATTCCCGGCGACAACAGAAGTTTGAGCAGTAACTTTATTTCCAGTCTTGAATACCTCGACAACAAACACATTTTAGTTGGCACACGTGGAGGACTCGACATCTATGATCCTGAAGATGATTCTTTTTTGCGTATTCACGAAAAAATGGACATCAACCAAACCCTTGAAATCGGGTGTCTGTTAACCGACAGCCAAAACAGAGTTTGGGTAGGAACCGAGAATGGTCTTTACCGATTTAACCGCTCGCAATTACTAACTTTCAACGAAAATACAGGGCAAATCAATTTCACCAAATTTGTTAGCGATCCGTCTGATTCAACATCGCTCAAAGGAAATTACATTATTTCGCTTTTTGAGGCGCACGACGGTACCATTTGGATTGGAACCTACGGTAACGGAATTTGTAAATACACCGAAAAAGGAAATGGCGGCTTTATTAATTACAACCAGCAAGACGGTTTATGCAATAACGTAACCTACGCCATTGAAGAAGACGCACAGGGCAATTTATGGATATCGACCGACAACGGGTTATCAAAATTTAATCCCGAGACCGAAACGTTTCAGAACTACTATTCAAGCGATGGTCTTTTAAGCGATCAGTTTTACTGGTCGGCTTCGTGTTCCGACGATCAGGGGAATTTGTATTTTGGAGGAATACAGGGACTCAACTACTTTAATCCAGCAGAGTTTGATTCGTACCCCAATATTCCGCAGCCCGTATTTACACAGTTCTCCGTTTTCAGCGAACCGGTAATTATTGGCGAAAAGTACCATTCAAAAATCATACTGAATTCGCCAATAAGCGAAACAAATGAGATAGAGCTTTCTTATAAAGATGCTGTTTTCTCCATCGAGTTTTCAGCACTGGACTATTTTCAACCGGGCAAAATAAAATATGCTTACCAAATGGAGGGCGTAGATCAAAACTGGGTTGAAGTGTCGTCGAACCGGCGTTTTGCCAATTACACCAACCTGTCGGGGGCGAGTATGTGTTTAAAGTTAAAGCGGCCAACAGCGATGGTATCTGGTCTGAAAAATCTACTGCACTTACTATTACCATTGTTCCACCTTTTTGGGAAACCGCTTGGTTTCAGATATTGGCGGTGGTTTTCTTTGTAA
- a CDS encoding RNA polymerase sigma factor, with product MNRLKMWTDIQNGDVNALHDLHKRYFHPMCLFAFKSINDHQQVEHIVSDCFVKLWKNRKRITIKSSLESYLYQILRNSIIDYHRAKHDNTISFDQIPDIPDVTELNNEQRYAKLYAAISRLPEKRRQILELAIFESCTYQEIAEKLGITKNTVKTQMVRAYKFLKESLDPGDFFFFCFLKKY from the coding sequence GTGAATCGGCTAAAGATGTGGACAGATATTCAGAATGGAGATGTAAACGCCCTACACGATTTACACAAACGGTATTTCCATCCGATGTGCTTATTTGCGTTTAAATCAATTAATGATCATCAGCAAGTTGAGCACATTGTTTCCGATTGTTTTGTAAAACTTTGGAAAAACAGAAAGCGCATTACGATAAAATCTTCGCTGGAGTCATACCTGTATCAAATCTTGAGGAATTCAATTATCGATTACCACCGCGCTAAACATGACAATACGATTTCTTTTGATCAGATTCCTGATATTCCTGATGTGACAGAGCTTAACAACGAACAGCGATATGCAAAACTATATGCAGCCATATCGCGATTACCCGAAAAACGCCGACAAATTTTAGAACTGGCAATTTTTGAATCGTGCACTTACCAGGAAATAGCAGAAAAGCTGGGCATTACAAAGAATACGGTAAAAACGCAGATGGTTCGTGCGTATAAATTTTTAAAAGAATCGTTAGATCCCGGCGACTTCTTCTTTTTCTGTTTTTTGAAGAAATATTAA
- a CDS encoding FecR family protein, whose protein sequence is MKEHNEDRFWELATLKIHKEANANELSELSSYLTDKKYAKKYAEIAYLNEDIKATQQLSHVSQQNSWTYIKGNLQNKTMQLFRKVSGYAAVFVVALLLGGLVVQLWGERANVEQFAEVKVPLGQMSEITLCDGTHVWLNSGTTLRYSNSFDRKSRNVILDGEAYFDVEKSDIPFRVNLKHSVVEVLGTEFNVISYEKDNSSEITLVEGSVRVNSPEGEKIAQLKPSQRLKIDDHSNIKLTTVDTEFYVSWTEGKIVFRDEKLTEICDRLERWYNVDITLEDKEVEELNFSGTILKDKPFNQIITAFELLLPVEIDFKHMPGAKDKITITKK, encoded by the coding sequence ATGAAGGAACACAACGAAGATAGATTTTGGGAATTGGCAACGCTAAAAATTCATAAGGAGGCAAACGCCAATGAGTTAAGTGAGCTGAGTTCGTATCTGACGGATAAAAAATATGCTAAAAAGTACGCCGAAATAGCGTATTTGAATGAGGATATTAAAGCAACTCAACAGCTTTCGCATGTTTCGCAGCAAAATTCATGGACATATATTAAAGGAAATCTACAAAACAAAACCATGCAGCTCTTCCGGAAAGTTTCGGGTTATGCTGCCGTTTTTGTAGTTGCCTTGTTGTTGGGTGGTTTGGTGGTTCAGCTTTGGGGTGAAAGGGCAAACGTAGAGCAGTTTGCAGAAGTAAAAGTGCCGTTGGGGCAAATGTCGGAAATAACATTGTGTGATGGAACACACGTGTGGCTCAACTCGGGTACTACACTGCGTTACAGCAATTCTTTTGACCGAAAAAGCCGAAATGTAATACTTGATGGAGAAGCTTATTTTGATGTGGAAAAATCAGATATTCCATTTCGGGTGAACTTAAAGCACTCGGTAGTTGAGGTTTTAGGAACTGAATTCAATGTAATTTCATATGAGAAGGATAACAGCAGTGAAATAACTCTTGTTGAAGGAAGTGTTCGTGTTAATAGTCCTGAAGGAGAAAAAATAGCACAACTCAAACCATCGCAACGACTAAAGATTGATGATCACTCAAATATAAAACTAACGACAGTCGATACTGAATTTTATGTATCATGGACTGAAGGTAAAATTGTATTCCGCGACGAAAAACTCACAGAAATATGTGATCGCCTGGAAAGGTGGTATAATGTAGATATAACACTGGAAGACAAAGAAGTAGAAGAGCTGAATTTTTCAGGAACCATACTTAAGGATAAACCATTCAATCAGATTATAACCGCATTTGAACTGTTATTGCCGGTTGAAATAGATTTTAAGCATATGCCGGGTGCAAAAGACAAAATAACCATTACAAAAAAATAA
- a CDS encoding TonB-dependent receptor: MKKLIKAIGRNRSLNQILLKMKLTCTFLLVGLIAVSASTYSQNTRLDVSLKNNTFVELFKQIEEKSEFYFFFKNEDLQELSEVSVSKKDATINEILDDVLEGTDMTYEVVDRYIIVRKGGDSFSRSDAEAVQPNRITGKVVDEFGDPMPGVTVVIKGTARGTVTDVNGAYSLEVPSPDAILQYSFVGMRTQEIAVGDQSTIDVTLIVDAIGIEEVVAIGYGTVKKADVTSAVSSVKSEDFVKGSVKDVGQLIQGKVAGLTITSSSGDPLAGTSITLRGNTTLFGTSSSPLVLIDGVPGDFNAVAPEDIESIDVLKDGSAAAIYGTRGTNGVILITTKRASGEYDGNVEYTAYISTQQITQKAEMLTAADYRRQIADGIRDASDDLGATTDWIDEITQTPLSQVHNLTFRGGNSKTNYLASINYNDTEGIFLKTGKKTFTARTDINHSMFDDLIKFNLGILSRNIYHDNVASTNYTYRQAKIYNPTAPITTPDGTWYENPGAFNYDNPVARIKESNGENRSQWSRLNGTVIVNPFEGLTLKGLFSYSKYNSRGSYYETKNHISTVRNGLNGYASNSSVESIDRLVELTAEYLKIIGEHRFTVLGGYSYQDNDWHDLLMTNQDFPTDLFGADQIQLGTGILEGGTSSGIRSRRTKTNLIGFFGRLNYNYKNRYLLMASLRHEAASQLFGTEEPWGTFPSVSVGWRISEESFMENVSFVDDLKFRAGYGVTGTQPSSLFLGVATIGYSGSVYSNGQWMQTLAPTRNPNPYLRWEEKKETNLGVDFVLAESRVSGSVDVYKRTIDGLLYDFTVPVPPNLVSTTRANVGKMENKGLEVLVNVVPVRTRDFEWVSSFNFSTNSNKLVSLSNDLYQATQEYFTTGGTGEPIQTFTHRVDIGDEIGNFYGFKVIDVDEDGKWIYEDAEGNAVPLDEFSRAFEDKHVLGNGLPKFYAGWNNNFRYKNFDLGVTMRGAFGYQILNFERMYLENTMSVQYNRLQSAYDPIFGKAVLSDEMDLEYNSYYIEDGDYWKIDNVTLGYTFDLDNEYIKGARVYVSSLNTFTFTGYKGVDPEVSRGGLSPGNDGRDKYPTTRTFTLGVNVNF; encoded by the coding sequence ATGAAAAAACTAATTAAAGCGATTGGTAGAAACCGGTCGTTAAACCAAATTTTATTGAAAATGAAACTTACTTGCACTTTTTTGTTGGTTGGGTTGATTGCAGTTAGTGCATCAACATATTCGCAAAATACGCGGCTTGATGTATCATTAAAAAACAACACTTTTGTTGAGTTATTCAAACAGATTGAAGAAAAGAGTGAATTTTACTTCTTTTTCAAAAACGAAGATCTACAGGAATTAAGCGAGGTATCGGTATCAAAAAAAGATGCCACTATTAACGAGATTCTTGATGATGTATTGGAAGGAACGGATATGACCTACGAAGTTGTAGACCGTTACATTATTGTTCGTAAAGGAGGAGATTCTTTTAGCAGATCGGATGCCGAAGCGGTACAACCAAACCGGATAACCGGTAAAGTGGTAGATGAATTTGGGGATCCAATGCCCGGGGTAACAGTAGTTATTAAAGGAACTGCCCGGGGTACGGTTACCGATGTAAATGGTGCATATAGCCTTGAAGTTCCTTCTCCGGATGCCATATTACAGTATTCGTTTGTAGGAATGCGCACACAGGAAATTGCCGTTGGCGATCAGAGTACAATTGATGTAACGCTGATTGTTGATGCCATTGGAATTGAAGAAGTAGTGGCTATTGGTTACGGAACAGTAAAAAAAGCCGATGTTACCAGTGCTGTATCTTCGGTAAAGTCGGAAGACTTTGTAAAGGGTAGCGTAAAAGACGTGGGGCAGCTGATTCAGGGAAAAGTAGCCGGTTTAACCATTACATCAAGTAGTGGCGACCCGTTGGCCGGAACCTCAATTACTTTAAGGGGTAATACTACGCTGTTCGGAACCAGCAGCAGCCCGTTGGTGTTGATCGATGGTGTGCCTGGCGATTTTAACGCTGTAGCACCCGAAGATATTGAATCAATTGATGTACTGAAAGATGGTTCGGCGGCCGCAATTTACGGTACCCGCGGTACAAATGGTGTAATTTTGATTACAACAAAACGGGCCAGTGGCGAATACGATGGAAACGTAGAATACACGGCATATATTTCAACACAGCAAATTACCCAAAAAGCCGAAATGCTTACCGCGGCTGATTATCGCAGGCAAATAGCCGATGGTATTCGCGACGCCAGTGACGATCTTGGTGCAACAACTGATTGGATCGACGAAATTACTCAAACACCATTATCGCAAGTTCACAACTTAACGTTTCGTGGCGGAAATAGTAAGACAAATTATTTAGCCAGCATAAATTACAACGATACAGAAGGTATTTTCCTGAAAACAGGTAAAAAAACCTTCACTGCACGTACTGATATTAACCACAGTATGTTTGATGATCTGATCAAATTTAATCTGGGTATTTTATCGCGTAATATTTATCACGACAATGTGGCCAGTACTAACTATACGTACCGCCAGGCAAAAATTTACAACCCAACTGCGCCAATAACAACTCCTGATGGAACATGGTACGAAAACCCGGGAGCTTTCAACTACGATAACCCTGTTGCCCGTATTAAAGAAAGTAACGGTGAGAATCGTTCGCAGTGGTCGCGATTGAACGGAACAGTTATCGTTAATCCATTTGAAGGACTTACGTTAAAAGGATTGTTTAGCTATTCAAAATACAATTCGCGTGGAAGTTACTACGAAACAAAAAATCATATTTCAACCGTTCGTAACGGATTGAATGGTTATGCTTCAAATTCATCGGTTGAATCGATCGACCGTTTGGTTGAATTAACGGCCGAATACCTGAAAATTATTGGTGAACACCGCTTTACAGTTTTAGGTGGTTACAGTTATCAGGATAATGACTGGCATGATCTGTTGATGACAAACCAGGATTTCCCTACCGATTTATTTGGTGCCGATCAAATTCAGCTGGGTACCGGAATTCTTGAAGGTGGAACTTCATCGGGTATCAGAAGCAGAAGAACCAAAACCAACCTTATTGGTTTCTTCGGACGTTTAAATTATAACTACAAAAACCGCTATTTGTTAATGGCCAGTTTGCGTCACGAGGCAGCAAGTCAGTTATTCGGAACCGAAGAGCCATGGGGTACTTTCCCATCAGTTTCTGTTGGTTGGCGTATTTCCGAAGAATCATTCATGGAAAATGTTTCTTTTGTTGATGACCTAAAATTCAGAGCCGGTTATGGTGTAACCGGAACACAGCCAAGCAGTTTGTTCCTGGGTGTTGCTACCATCGGTTATTCCGGTTCGGTTTATTCAAACGGACAGTGGATGCAAACATTGGCACCAACACGAAATCCAAATCCATACCTGCGCTGGGAGGAGAAAAAGGAAACCAACCTTGGTGTTGATTTTGTTTTGGCCGAAAGCCGTGTAAGCGGTAGTGTTGATGTGTATAAACGTACCATCGACGGATTGTTATACGATTTCACTGTTCCGGTACCACCAAATTTAGTTTCAACTACCCGTGCCAATGTTGGTAAAATGGAAAACAAGGGATTGGAAGTATTGGTAAATGTAGTACCGGTGCGAACACGTGATTTTGAGTGGGTAAGTAGTTTTAATTTCTCTACCAACTCCAATAAACTGGTTAGTTTATCGAACGATTTGTACCAGGCAACCCAGGAGTATTTTACTACCGGAGGAACAGGCGAACCTATTCAAACATTCACCCATCGTGTTGATATTGGCGATGAGATCGGTAATTTCTACGGATTTAAAGTTATTGATGTTGATGAAGACGGAAAGTGGATTTACGAAGACGCCGAAGGAAATGCAGTTCCTTTAGATGAGTTCTCGCGTGCGTTTGAGGACAAACATGTTCTTGGAAACGGTTTGCCAAAATTCTATGCAGGTTGGAACAACAATTTCCGTTATAAGAATTTTGATCTGGGTGTAACCATGCGTGGTGCTTTTGGTTACCAGATTCTGAATTTCGAGCGTATGTACCTCGAAAATACAATGTCTGTTCAGTATAATCGTTTACAATCAGCTTACGATCCGATATTCGGAAAAGCAGTATTGAGCGATGAAATGGATCTGGAGTACAACTCGTACTACATTGAAGACGGTGATTACTGGAAAATTGACAACGTTACATTGGGATACACTTTTGATCTCGACAATGAATACATTAAAGGAGCTCGCGTTTATGTATCTTCTCTGAACACTTTCACCTTCACAGGTTATAAAGGTGTCGATCCGGAAGTATCCCGGGGCGGCCTTTCTCCGGGGAACGATGGTCGTGATAAGTATCCTACAACACGGACATTTACTTTGGGTGTAAACGTTAACTTTTAA
- a CDS encoding RagB/SusD family nutrient uptake outer membrane protein: protein MKKIKYSNQFGILFLILALVISSCTELEDTSYGEIIAEQFEPTEEDIVAIVGSAYGNWRQILLEWNGYWRAQEVGADEVVIPGRPNGWVDGGIYRRIHEHTWTTDDDNVYQTWDRTFSGIANCNRVIYQVESGFLPLEETEEEVLAELKVLRASYYYILIDLYGNVPLVTQFDVEEGFLPEQSSRSEVFNFIVTEITDNLQYLSSDFNALTYGRFNEWAARTLLAKMYLNAEVYTGTAMWNECIEQCNAIINSGAGYVLESNQKNVFVTENQNSKEIIFGLSIDDQYTTAWNAFDIHMQTCQPSMQAKYNLQGTPWGGMCAIPQFIDTFDPEDKRLTNNFMMGPQYSAAGDPLYVTMGSLVGEPLALINELPGVHTSEEIHGYRFEKFEIALGSSNILNNDYPLFRYADVLMMKAECLLRTGDADEAATIVSEVRARAFDDAAKATVTGAELMEGSVYDYGLRNEFDTTQEGGSDIQYGRFLDELGWEFNQEGRRRQDMIRFGVYTTKSYLSHSPNGDYRSIYPIPRGRLETNTNLSQNPGY from the coding sequence ATGAAAAAAATAAAATATAGCAATCAATTCGGTATATTATTTCTAATTCTGGCTTTGGTCATTTCATCATGTACCGAGTTGGAAGACACGAGTTACGGAGAAATTATTGCCGAACAATTCGAACCAACAGAAGAAGATATTGTAGCCATTGTTGGCTCGGCATACGGAAATTGGAGACAAATATTATTGGAGTGGAATGGTTACTGGCGTGCACAGGAAGTAGGCGCCGACGAGGTCGTAATTCCGGGGCGTCCAAACGGTTGGGTTGATGGAGGTATTTACCGTCGTATCCACGAACACACCTGGACTACCGATGATGATAATGTATATCAGACCTGGGACAGAACATTCTCAGGTATTGCCAACTGTAATCGTGTAATTTACCAGGTAGAATCAGGTTTTCTTCCACTTGAAGAGACCGAAGAGGAAGTGCTTGCAGAGCTGAAAGTATTACGTGCAAGTTACTATTACATACTTATCGATTTATATGGAAATGTTCCGTTGGTAACCCAATTCGATGTTGAGGAAGGTTTTTTGCCCGAGCAAAGTTCAAGAAGCGAAGTATTCAACTTTATTGTTACCGAAATTACGGATAACCTTCAGTACCTGTCATCCGATTTTAACGCGCTTACCTACGGTCGTTTTAACGAATGGGCAGCACGTACGCTGTTGGCAAAAATGTATTTAAATGCCGAAGTTTATACCGGCACTGCAATGTGGAATGAATGTATTGAGCAATGTAACGCAATAATTAATTCGGGGGCAGGTTACGTGTTGGAAAGTAACCAGAAGAATGTATTTGTTACCGAAAATCAAAATTCGAAGGAGATTATTTTCGGATTGTCTATAGACGATCAATACACAACTGCATGGAATGCGTTTGATATACACATGCAAACTTGTCAGCCATCAATGCAGGCAAAATACAATTTGCAGGGAACACCATGGGGTGGTATGTGTGCTATTCCTCAATTTATAGACACATTCGATCCGGAAGACAAACGTCTTACCAATAACTTTATGATGGGGCCACAATATTCGGCCGCCGGCGATCCGCTTTATGTAACAATGGGTAGTTTGGTTGGAGAACCATTGGCCTTGATTAACGAACTGCCTGGAGTTCATACTTCTGAAGAAATTCATGGCTATCGATTCGAGAAATTTGAAATCGCACTCGGCTCTTCAAACATTCTGAATAACGATTACCCTTTGTTCCGTTATGCCGATGTGTTGATGATGAAGGCCGAATGTTTACTTCGTACAGGAGATGCAGATGAAGCAGCAACAATTGTTTCTGAAGTTAGAGCACGTGCCTTCGATGATGCGGCAAAAGCAACAGTAACAGGCGCTGAATTGATGGAAGGAAGTGTGTATGACTATGGTCTTCGTAACGAATTCGATACCACACAAGAAGGTGGTAGCGATATTCAGTACGGTCGTTTCCTTGATGAGTTGGGTTGGGAATTTAACCAGGAAGGACGCCGTCGGCAGGATATGATTAGGTTTGGAGTTTACACAACAAAGTCATATTTATCGCACTCTCCAAACGGCGATTATCGCTCAATATATCCAATTCCTCGCGGAAGGCTGGAAACAAACACGAATTTGAGCCAGAACCCGGGATATTAG
- a CDS encoding DUF6144 family protein, translated as MNTNNSRRSFIKKSCLAGSCFCGFLAIANDGRAEEQTDSGKLLMQEWISTLLKSIDDNTEASQQILKNCAQVHFQHLEMEKVLKPYKGDIGKFITFLEKEWGWKIDYDKNTGVLLANENKGYCVCPMVDKEKGVDSSILCYCSEGFAELMFSFVSEKKVKAEVISSIHRGNDTCIYKVQL; from the coding sequence ATGAATACAAATAACAGTCGTAGGAGTTTTATAAAAAAGTCGTGCCTTGCGGGTTCGTGTTTTTGTGGATTTCTGGCTATTGCAAATGACGGTCGTGCAGAAGAACAAACCGATTCAGGGAAATTACTTATGCAGGAGTGGATTTCAACCCTTTTAAAAAGTATCGATGATAACACCGAGGCATCGCAACAAATTCTGAAGAATTGTGCACAGGTGCATTTTCAACATTTAGAAATGGAAAAAGTGCTGAAACCATACAAAGGCGATATCGGAAAGTTCATCACATTTTTAGAAAAAGAGTGGGGCTGGAAAATCGATTACGATAAAAATACCGGAGTACTATTAGCCAATGAAAATAAGGGCTATTGTGTTTGTCCGATGGTAGATAAAGAAAAGGGAGTTGACTCGTCAATTTTGTGTTACTGCTCCGAAGGATTTGCCGAACTCATGTTTTCATTTGTTTCGGAAAAAAAGGTAAAGGCAGAAGTCATATCATCAATTCATCGGGGAAACGATACCTGTATTTATAAAGTGCAATTGTAA
- a CDS encoding glycoside hydrolase family 27 protein, translating to MKNLKLLSVAILIALFACTNQKQPEAFAKGEFKNWAETPPMGWNSWDCYGPTVEEHEVKANADYMAENLKDYGWEYIVVDIRWFVENDKAGGYNQTDPRYVIDEYGRYQPAVNRFPSAANEKGFKKLADYVHGKGLKFGIHIMRGIPKVAVENKLPILGTDGITADQVYSTELQCPWLRDNYTIVADKPGAQEYYNSIMNMYAGWGVDFIKIDDLSRPYHQGEIELIRNAIDNCGRPIVLSTSPGATPITAADHVKEHANMWRMVDDVWDTWHHFDHLIKVCEQWYPHIAPGTWPDCDMIPLGRISIRGERGEERMTRLTPDEQYSLMTLFTIFKSPLMFGGDLPSNDAFTLSLLTNKEVLKMHHESTGVKQLFQDENKVAITSKNPKTGEVYLALFNISEGEDPLNVGVELSELGIDGECSVINMWSGENLGKFSGFIDQNLSAHESTLLKIQQ from the coding sequence ATGAAGAACTTAAAACTACTATCCGTTGCCATTCTTATTGCATTATTTGCATGTACCAATCAAAAACAACCGGAAGCATTTGCCAAAGGCGAATTTAAAAACTGGGCCGAAACGCCGCCAATGGGTTGGAACAGTTGGGACTGCTACGGGCCAACCGTTGAAGAACACGAGGTAAAAGCCAATGCCGATTACATGGCCGAGAATCTGAAAGATTACGGGTGGGAATACATTGTTGTTGATATTCGCTGGTTTGTGGAGAACGACAAAGCCGGTGGCTACAACCAAACCGATCCGCGTTATGTAATTGATGAGTACGGGCGTTACCAGCCTGCGGTAAATCGTTTCCCTTCGGCAGCCAATGAAAAAGGATTTAAAAAGCTGGCCGATTATGTGCACGGCAAAGGATTAAAATTTGGTATCCACATAATGCGTGGTATTCCGAAAGTGGCAGTTGAAAACAAATTACCGATTTTAGGAACTGACGGTATTACTGCCGATCAGGTTTATTCCACCGAATTGCAGTGCCCGTGGTTAAGAGATAACTACACTATTGTTGCCGATAAACCCGGTGCACAGGAATATTACAACTCAATAATGAATATGTACGCCGGATGGGGTGTTGATTTTATTAAGATCGACGACTTGTCGCGCCCATACCACCAGGGAGAAATAGAGCTGATCAGGAATGCCATCGATAATTGTGGGCGCCCGATCGTATTAAGCACATCGCCAGGAGCAACACCAATTACAGCTGCCGACCACGTAAAAGAACATGCCAACATGTGGCGAATGGTTGACGATGTTTGGGATACCTGGCATCATTTCGATCACCTGATTAAAGTGTGTGAACAATGGTACCCACACATTGCTCCCGGTACCTGGCCCGATTGCGATATGATTCCGCTGGGACGTATTTCAATTCGCGGCGAACGTGGCGAAGAGCGAATGACACGTCTAACTCCAGACGAACAATATTCGCTAATGACCTTGTTTACCATCTTTAAATCGCCACTTATGTTTGGCGGCGATCTGCCAAGTAACGATGCATTCACGCTATCGTTGCTTACCAACAAAGAAGTGTTGAAAATGCACCACGAAAGCACCGGTGTAAAACAACTTTTTCAGGATGAAAATAAAGTGGCCATCACTTCAAAAAATCCGAAAACGGGAGAAGTTTACCTGGCTTTATTCAATATTTCAGAAGGGGAAGATCCGCTAAATGTAGGTGTTGAACTTTCTGAACTGGGTATTGATGGCGAATGTTCAGTAATTAATATGTGGTCGGGAGAAAACCTTGGAAAATTCTCTGGGTTCATTGATCAAAATCTTTCGGCGCACGAAAGTACATTGTTAAAAATCCAACAGTAA